cgctccctctctctgtgtagTAGCTACTTCTTTCTCCCGCATTCACGTACgccatgtctctctctctctctcttctcttgaCGTACCTTTTTGTTCTGCTTTCGGTGCCCGACGctccgttgctgctcgccacGCACTGGCCACATCTCTTGCGCATCATCTGCTGACAccgacccctcccccgctcttcTCCCGACCTCGTACTACGGCGACACTCCAGGAGAGTAAGCGTACCCGTTGTATACCTTTCGTGGCAATCATGGGCGTGGATCTGACCGGCATCTCCAAGAAGAGTCGTGTGATTCGCCATCACACGTACTCGACGAACCCCTACATCAAGCTGCTGATCAAGCTGTACAAGTTCCTCGCGAAGCGCACGAGCTCTGGCTTCAACAAGGTTGTGTACCAGCGCCTGATCAAGAGCCGCAGCAACCGCGCCCCGATCTCGCTGagccgcatcgccgtcgtcatgAAGCGCAAGGCTGTCTTCACCGCGAAGAGCAAGGCGGCCCCGATCGCCGTCGTGGTCGGTGACGTCCTGGATGATGTGCGCATGGCCCGCATCCCCgcgatgcgcgtctgcgcccTGCGCTTCTCCAAGAGCGCGCGCCAGagcatcgtcgccgccggcggtgaGTGCCTGACCTTCGACCAGCTTGCCATGATTGCTCCCACTGGCAAGAACACGTACCTGCTGCGTGGTCGCAAGTCTGGCCGCGAGTCGGTGCGCCACTTCGGCGCCTCTGGCGTGCCCGGCAGCCACTCGAAGCCTTATGCGACCAACCGCGGCAAGGAGACgaagcgcggccgccgcacgGGCCGCTCGTACAAGCGCAAGGCCTTCCGCCACGtctgagctgctgcggcttctTGAGCATCGCCGTGCGCCTCCGTCTGCACGTGTGCTGGGGCAGCGTCGCGGACGAATGCGGGGCGGTGTGCAAGAAGGGAGTAGGGCAGGCGGGGGCgatgtatgtgtatgtgtgtgcttgtaAGGAGGGAGCGTTCGGCAGAAttgctctgtgtgtgtgtgtgggggggttGCTCTCGCTGTTGGACAACCTCCTCACTGCTGTCCTCGTTTCCTCCTCTGCGCGCATACCTCTTATTCCTCCCCGCAGCTTCGCAAAAGACAGGCCGCGAATTACTGGGCAGCCATCGCCgtgcagacacacatacacacccacagacacgcacgtgtTTTGGGTCGGGTGGGCAAGAGAAcaacgatgccgctgcgAGAGTTTGCAGACTGTGTTGCAgcttgcctctctctttcttttcgaCTTGCTCGTCTGGTTTTGTTTGTGctttctgtttttctttgccGTTTGAGTTTCGAAAAAGAAGTGAGCGCAGAGTGCGGCACTGTCGGAGGCCGATGAGGAGTAAGGGAGAAGGTGCCCTTCATCCCCTCTCCTCATCCTTGCGTTCTTGTCTCAGACATCTCTGGCACTCTGCGCTGTCTATGCGAGGCGGGGATGCGCGCGCCTTCGCAGAGGTGGCGTGCAGGTATGCAGAGAGAGGGTCTTTGCCGAACCCACAGACATGTCGGTAGCTGCCACCGGCTGCTTACCTCGTAGAGGGCGTGAAAGGACTCGTGCCGACAATGTCACTTGCCGCGCCGGCGGGGACGGCACCCGCCTGCAAGTCTCACGTATGAAACGTGGTCGCTGCATCTTctcctgccccctccctcctttcctcgcATCGCACTCCATGGGTGGATCTCCTGCTCCACTGCAACGATAAAACGTGGCCGTCTCGCTAGGTTGCCACCTCATTTACATATGTAAGCTCGCGCACCGGCGTCCTACCGattcccccctctctgccaCGCCACCTTTCACGAATCCGCCTTATCATTATTATTGGGCTCTTCGCTGAGTTGAGCCATTCTTCCCACCGGCCACGCATGCAGACGGGAACACACGCTTCTACACCTTTCACATCATAGAAGGATATCAAACGGCAACTccaagagagcgagaggaagggaatacatacacacacacacatatatatatatatatatcaagGCTTATCTCTTTTGCTTTCACATCGTTGCCACACCCTCTGTCGAGACAACGAacgtgccgcgctgctgcgctccacCGCGCGGGGATTTTGGTGGcaccttttttttgcggtttcctttttcttcttcttttttgttgtcgttgtggCTGTGATCGTGCTCGCTGCTCTTCATCGACCCAACCCTGAAAACGAAAAGCACGGTGCTACCCCAAGCCACCAGCCTagcgtgcacacacgtatacaGCCACGGGACATCCAATAATacgaaaaacaacaacaaaaaagaaacgtTGGCGATATCACCGAAGCCCCTGTAGCCCTGATTTATTCTTTTCTGGTGAGCGCCAGCGGTGATTGCTCATGACTGTGTGGGagtgagacacacacacacacacagacacaaaaTCAGGTGAAGCCATTCGATCTCATACGCATGTCTTCCGCGCAGAGCAGCGTTTTTCAAGGCGGGGCGCCCGCTGGACCGCAGCGGCTGAGCGCGATAGACCTGCAGCGGATCACCACCATTTTGGAGGCGTGCGGTGTGTCGAAGGTGCATGGATCCGCACACATTTATGCGCATCCAGAGTCGATCCACCTCATCTCGCCTCGAGACCTGAGCTTCTTGGTGTTGCACGCTGACGTGCTTGCGACGCACACGGACTTGCTGTATGATGCGCGCGCCTTCACGGGCATTCTGTGGGGCATGATGCAACATGCGGATCGAGGAATCGAGAGGGTGTTGTGCGCGATCGAGGGCaacggcgcggctgctgcagagaGCGCGCGGGGTGGTAACGTCGGTGGcacgccgtcctcgtcgaccacggcaccggcaccggcacacacatTTGTGTACACGAATGTGTCGAAGGTGTACTCGGCCATGTTTCCGCACCTGGTGCAGGTTTTCCGGGtagcgacgctgctgcgcgcgtaTGAGAGCGCCGACGCCCGCGCAGAGGTGCGAGACACACGCCGCATTGCACAGGTGGATATTGACGTGGCGGCCCGACTGGCGGGCCGTCTGAACCATCTTTTCTTGTGTGAGGCTGGAGAGCGCTCGACCGGGGCCCTCAGTGGTGCAGGCGCGCTGAACGTGACAGCAACTTACACGAACGTTGGACATCACCTCTTCCGCACCACCGAGAGCGCCCTCAGCTCTGTCTTGCTTCTCTTGTCATCGCTGGCTGCCCGCCCTGGCAGCGACGCGGGGCCTATTCTTCGCTACTTCCACGACGTGGGCGCCTGGGAGGCGAGTGCACTGGGCAGCCTTATTACCGAGAGTTACAGCATGTCGGTTCAGACGGTGCTGTTTTCGCTGTTccagcgcagctgcgagtTCGACAACGTCGAGGAGGTCGCCGCAAAGTTGCTCCTTCAACGACTCGCGTTGCGTCCGCCGTATCAGTGGCGCGCTTTCCGCTTGTTGTACTTCAGCGTGCAGGATATCGGTGCGAGCGACACGCAAGCAGCAGAAGACCGGCAAGGCAGTAGTGCGTTTGGCCAGCTGTTCGTGTTCAGCCGTATTCAGCACGCTCTTCAACGGTGCCTCACCACAAGCGGCCGTGATAACGCTGGTGAGCTTGCGATCGTGAAGTCGATGCGTAAGGCTGTGTCAGCGCAAGTGCAGCGCGCCTGGCCGGAGCAGGGAAGCGCCGACAATGCGGGATCGCCATCGCGCAAGAGCAGAaccgacgcgccgccgcgactcCTGTCCTACTACGAGCTCCTCGTCcttgcagcgctgcagggGATGCCAGAGGCAGACCTGACGAAGGACGCAGagttgctgcggcgcgctgagCAGACGAACCTGTCAGCCGAGCCGGAGGTGCTCACTCCCTCCTTTCTGCGCATGCTGATGGCTTTCTGCTACACGGTTCCAGCGCCGACCGACCCGGCCCTCTCGCACGCGATGCTGTCCACGCCGTCCACCTTGGCTCTGTACGAGTCGCTAGCAAAACACATTTTCCAAATTCCTTTGTGCGCGAGTGCGGCAGTAGCAGACGAGGTGAATCAGCTgttcgccaccgctgctctGCGTACCGAGACGCTGGTGGACCTGTGCGTGCGGAGCGCCATCCACAACACGCGCGAAGACGAGCTGGAGCTGGCAGGAGGGGTGACCGCGAGGGAAAacagtgcagcagcggcaacagacccggtggtggtgtccccagcgccgcacgcacgtgccAAGGCTGGGCCAGCAAAGACGGCGGGACCTCCTCTCCCACCGATTCCATCCCCGAGGACTGCAGAGGTGagcaccacagcagcgatGCCTTCCCTGCCACTACCTCCCACGCCTACCACGGCGCTCTTCCACCTCGTGCGCCGTGATGTGTCGCTTCTGTTCGCCGGTAACGAggacgtgctgcagcacacgccgGAGGCAGCGCGGGCGCGGGCGAAGAACTTCCCGTACGGCTTCCGGGCCGTGACGCTCGCGACggtgcacctcctcttcgctgcgTTGCGCACGGCGGAGTTTTATCACCACATCCGGCCTACCGACATGCTGCCAGTCATCGCGCAGCTGTTCGCTCTGCGCGCCTATTACCCGCTGTTACCTTCAGAaacagaggcgcagcgcaaggcGGCTCGTCGTATGCTGGCCTTGATGCAGAATACCTTGGCGCTTCTGCCGCAAGAGATGAAGGCGGCGACAGTGAATCAGCTTCTCTGCCGCACTCTGGTCCCCATGAGCACGACGACGGGGCACACAGACCAGCTCCAGCTCGCCTTGTTCGAGGCCTATCTGCGCTCCATGGCGACAGCGAGCGCCGCCAACGCGGTCACGGACGAGCTCATGCTGCAACACTGGGTCGACATCGCGGTACCGGCCATCACAAACCGGCACAGCGTCACGCTGTCGATTGCCGGTCACGACTTCCTCATTGCCGCCTTCCGTGCAGAGAAGTATGTCAGCCCGCTGTTTGTCCCGACTTACATCGCCCTCTACGTCCCGAGTGTCGAGCTCTTCAGCACTGGTGGCAGGGTCGGCCAGAGGTCTACCTActcaccgctgccggtgaGCGTCATTCAGCATTTCGCGCGCATGGTGCGGGTCGCCTGCCACGGCATCGAGCGGTGCGActcgacggcgctggcgcggctCTTCGAGGAGGACGCTggtagggagggggaggcgacgATGCCAGGCTCGATGaatgccgcggcggcgtacATGGCCAGCCTGTCTCCGGCGCAGCGAGCTGCGCTGCGTAAGCTGACACCGACGAGTGCCGTTCTTCTTGTCGTCTCTGCCTTGTTTGACTGCCTTTGTCTGCTGTGGAACAACACGCCTGGATACGTGAAGGTGGCACAGGACCTTTTCGTGGCCTACTTCTCTGGACTGTGCAACCTGTTGCAATGCACGAGCACGCCAGTCTTGCAGCGTGTATGCGCCTCGATCGAGGCAATGGAGGTGGAGCATCTGCGCGGCTCCGGTAGTGTGCAGCTCCAGTTCCTCAAGTACGTGAGCTCTGTCGTCGACTCGGTCCAGGGACCGTCGAAGGTGGGCATTGCCGAGTGGTTCCTGAAGATGAACAAGCGTATTCAAGAACAGAACTACGGGAAGCACTCGAAGCTGTAGCGCGGCTCGTGTTGTGTCGGAGTTTTGCGGGCAGCTCGGAAAGAAGATGGCGGGCCATTGCACGTGGTATGAGCCGGTCTTCGAGgacgctctctccctccctgcccTTGCGCGTGTTCTGCTACGGGGAGAGGAGCCGCGTGTAGTGGTGTTGACAGTTGATGAGCACACGGATGGCACACCTCTACGATCGCGTGTACTGCAGCGACGTCTTCATCTACACCTGCGCCTGTCGCCGATGGCACGTTGGTGACTTTTCTGGTGCCTGGCCGTggtgctcccccccccgtcccTCGTcctgtctctcttttcttctttttttttgtgtgtgtgtctggaaggggggggggtgaaggggGCTTCTCTCGCCTCTACCCCAGGTGTGGTGTGGTCGAAGGGAACAA
The window above is part of the Leishmania major strain Friedlin complete genome, chromosome 36 genome. Proteins encoded here:
- the RPL18 gene encoding putative 60S ribosomal protein L18 → MGVDLTGISKKSRVIRHHTYSTNPYIKLLIKLYKFLAKRTSSGFNKVVYQRLIKSRSNRAPISLSRIAVVMKRKAVFTAKSKAAPIAVVVGDVLDDVRMARIPAMRVCALRFSKSARQSIVAAGGECLTFDQLAMIAPTGKNTYLLRGRKSGRESVRHFGASGVPGSHSKPYATNRGKETKRGRRTGRSYKRKAFRHV